A genomic window from Candidatus Kouleothrix ribensis includes:
- a CDS encoding NAD(P)/FAD-dependent oxidoreductase: MHDLIIIGGGAAALSAAVYALGKQLNVKVIYEDMGGKAGTQQHLRGQQGDEYVAGAAAARALEQQVANYPGHTLCDRVADIVKSDGVFHITTERNGVLDALAVIVATGAAPIHLDVPGARELLGQGLGYSATTHAHIIAGKQVAVIGTTVRALRGAAELARTAAKVYLLAPEPTGLDTPLFHALRQRPNIEVFEGYHVKSVVGPFNVEALVIERGEEHHRLRVNAAFIDLGLQPNSAIVRKIAQTDADGFIWVDELNATTVPGLFAAGDVTTAFGEQILIAIGDGARAALSAYDYILANLPVEAHQ; this comes from the coding sequence ATGCATGATCTGATTATTATTGGCGGCGGGGCGGCAGCGCTCTCGGCCGCCGTGTATGCCCTCGGCAAACAGCTCAATGTCAAGGTGATCTATGAAGATATGGGCGGCAAGGCCGGCACGCAGCAGCACCTGCGCGGCCAGCAGGGCGACGAGTATGTCGCCGGTGCGGCGGCCGCGCGCGCGCTCGAGCAGCAGGTGGCGAACTACCCCGGCCACACGCTGTGCGATCGGGTGGCCGATATCGTGAAGAGCGATGGTGTATTTCATATCACCACCGAGCGCAATGGTGTGCTCGATGCCCTGGCGGTGATTGTGGCCACCGGCGCCGCGCCGATACACCTCGATGTGCCAGGCGCGCGCGAGCTGCTCGGGCAGGGGCTGGGCTACTCGGCGACGACCCACGCGCATATTATCGCCGGCAAGCAGGTGGCGGTGATCGGCACGACCGTGCGTGCCCTGCGCGGCGCGGCCGAGCTCGCACGCACCGCCGCGAAGGTCTACCTGCTGGCACCCGAGCCAACCGGGCTCGACACGCCATTATTCCACGCGCTGCGCCAGCGCCCAAATATCGAGGTGTTTGAGGGCTACCACGTTAAGTCGGTGGTCGGCCCATTCAATGTCGAGGCGCTGGTGATCGAGCGCGGCGAAGAGCATCATCGCCTGCGTGTGAACGCGGCGTTTATCGACCTGGGGCTGCAGCCGAATAGCGCGATTGTGCGCAAGATCGCCCAGACCGACGCCGATGGGTTCATCTGGGTCGACGAGCTCAATGCCACGACGGTGCCGGGCCTGTTCGCGGCCGGCGATGTGACCACCGCATTTGGCGAGCAGATCTTGATCGCGATCGGCGATGGCGCGCGCGCCGCGCTAAGCGCCTATGATTATATTCTGGCGAATCTGCCGGTCGAGGCCCATCAGTAG
- a CDS encoding Ig-like domain-containing protein, producing MNRRTYRIAAVVVIAALLGGLALALRSRSSPIVERPTVLPSPLPTPARLPYTPVPENTLAPIVVQRTPARGEELQPGGSIELVFDRPMDQPVAAAAFSLTPAVPGQVQWADARTLRFTPSQPLPRAQLFDVALGQAARAADGAPLSSPYQFRFATAGFLEVGQVIPADGAQEVQPATTITVLFNRPVVPLTVVEQQANAPQPLSFSPGIAGTGEWLNTAVYVFHPAAPLAGGTSYTARVAAGLQGTDGSPLQREYTWQFSTARPQVLSVFPQDGERLVAIERPIAVQLNQPIAAAAARPAFHLRSANGEVDGALGSVGDTLIFTPSQRLAFDTDYQLVLDAGLGAGQGGAGLAAGFNSTFHSVPLPRLLGTLPANGEQAASPYTDLALFFNTPIDPDTVMANLRMTPPLSPTQVYTYGVQIYPGDTSVPAGAAYAFHISFGAQPSRSYSAQVGPNIADPYGNRTGQSLEVAFRTAPLPPSIQIVAPDSIATYSGRGPTRVGISSVNIANAAFTLYRLPVETLRQPYVEVAGLPESAIIRRWSLPLSTPLDQRTLGKADLVEGGGTLDPGVYMLLLSQPQGPPQQHMLVVSNINVTLKSGPGEALVWANDLQTGQPVAGLSFEFFDDQSATLGSATTDSSGIARVVLARAENRWVLALARQPFAAAASSWSRGISSWDFGLPGSAYLPTLAMHGYTDRPIYRPGQVVHYKGVIRRENDAAFSLPQPGAADVTISSANGEQVDQRQLQLNANGAFDGSLALADGAALGVYSINVAFGGQSFSFTFQVAAYRPPEFQVNVTTPAPALVRGAPIAATAEVRYFFGGPVANAPVQWSVLADSYRFSPDWGGRYQFGDTDDPWRCWECWWRPADPPRPILSGSGSTDAQGNLAISIPADLKDAQGVPITDSVRLTIEATVTGRDNQAISGRAELVLHRGQIYLGLAPRAYVGQAGEPQQIDLVASDIDSQRQPNQPIDVEIFRYSWDNRFIQDAAGGHWEWSETRVPVSRQSITTNAQGEATVAFTPADAGSYRVVAQSRDDGGRSVRSAIFVWVAGDGYAPWRRDNNDQVSLIADKTSYTPGETAAILIPSPFTQPHWALITVERGGVLSHEVRKLDGNSAVVRLPITSAHVPNVYVTITLLSPPDANSPTADYKVGILPLAVAPDPQSLKVTVAPRTASAEPGQAVDFDVQVADLQGQPVAAELSLDLVDKAVLSLQPRTPDAIRAAFYYHRALAIGTASGLAVSGDRFLQQFDKDLERQQRERQQLPTTSAGGGAELATGTPAPAATAAPAAEAPAVPAAGRALDQAANAAAAPTIRSEFADTAYWNASVTTDASGKASVQITLPDNLTTWVLRGVGLTADTRVGEGTAELIATKPLLVRPVTPRFFVVGDLIELAANVSNNTAVPLDVQVGLATRGLSVTGQLTQTVQVPANGEARVTWPAQAQDVTSADLVFSAVSGQYADASRPRLASGPAGTLPVYRYSAPEVIGTGGQLGEAGTRTEVVGLPPNIDPRNGELTVRIDPSLAAGMRDGLDYLEHYDYECTEQTVSRFLPNILTLRALKKLGIANADLAARLPKLVDEGLNKLYLQQHGDGGWGWWPPTPESSFTESNPHISAYVVFGMLRAKEGGYAVRDDVLTRGLDYLASKLQPTGLRADQLTSADANQQAWLLYVLGEADRADRARLADLYGNRVKLSHYARAFLALALNRAGSQPSDPQIKTLLADLNSAAILSATGAHWEEDQRDWWSMNTDMRTTAIVLAALTRLDPSARATTTSSLLPNIVRWLMVARREGYWDTTQSTAWSLIALTDWMESTGELRADYDYGVWLNDAQQAAGHIGAADVQTPIVLRVRVADLLNDTGNRLAIGRGPGSGQLYYTAHLRAFLPVEQIKALDRGVVVRRRYTLASCQDGARCPAVSEVKVGDVVRVELEIVAPHDLYYLQVEDPLPAGAEAIDPSLATTSVLEQPPGLARPVPIDGARVAGGADAWFWWGWRWYNRSELRDEKVALFADYLPRGAYLYSYTMRATQAGEFRVIPTTASELYFPEVYGRADGQLLRIAAQ from the coding sequence ATGAACCGCCGTACTTACCGGATCGCCGCCGTCGTCGTGATCGCCGCGCTGCTGGGCGGGCTGGCGCTGGCCCTGCGCAGCCGCTCATCGCCGATCGTCGAGCGGCCGACGGTGTTGCCATCGCCACTGCCGACCCCCGCACGCCTGCCATACACGCCTGTGCCCGAGAACACGCTGGCGCCGATTGTCGTGCAGCGCACACCCGCGCGCGGTGAGGAGCTCCAGCCGGGCGGGTCGATCGAGCTGGTGTTCGATCGGCCGATGGATCAGCCGGTGGCCGCTGCGGCGTTTTCGCTCACACCGGCGGTGCCTGGCCAGGTGCAGTGGGCCGACGCGCGCACGCTGCGCTTCACGCCCAGCCAGCCGCTACCGCGCGCCCAGCTGTTCGATGTCGCGCTGGGCCAGGCCGCCAGGGCAGCCGACGGAGCGCCGCTCAGCAGCCCATACCAGTTCCGCTTCGCCACTGCCGGCTTCCTCGAGGTTGGCCAGGTCATCCCGGCCGACGGCGCGCAGGAGGTGCAGCCGGCCACGACGATCACGGTGCTGTTTAATCGCCCGGTCGTGCCGCTGACGGTGGTCGAGCAGCAGGCTAACGCACCCCAGCCGCTCAGCTTCTCGCCAGGCATCGCCGGCACCGGCGAGTGGTTGAACACCGCTGTGTATGTGTTTCACCCGGCCGCGCCGCTGGCCGGCGGCACCAGCTACACGGCCCGCGTGGCCGCCGGGCTACAGGGCACCGACGGCAGCCCGCTGCAGCGTGAGTATACCTGGCAGTTCAGCACCGCCCGCCCGCAGGTGCTGTCGGTGTTCCCGCAGGATGGCGAGCGGCTGGTGGCGATCGAGCGCCCGATTGCGGTGCAGCTCAACCAGCCGATCGCTGCCGCAGCCGCCCGGCCGGCGTTCCACCTGCGTTCGGCCAATGGCGAGGTCGATGGCGCGCTGGGATCGGTTGGCGACACGCTGATCTTCACGCCCAGCCAGCGCCTGGCCTTCGACACCGACTACCAGCTTGTGCTTGATGCCGGGTTGGGCGCGGGCCAGGGCGGCGCCGGGCTGGCGGCCGGTTTCAACAGCACGTTCCATAGCGTGCCGCTACCGCGCCTGCTCGGCACCCTGCCGGCCAACGGCGAGCAGGCGGCCTCGCCCTACACCGACCTGGCGCTGTTCTTCAATACGCCGATCGACCCCGACACGGTGATGGCCAACCTGCGTATGACCCCGCCGCTCTCGCCGACTCAGGTGTACACCTACGGCGTGCAGATCTACCCTGGCGACACCTCCGTGCCGGCCGGGGCGGCCTACGCCTTCCACATCAGCTTTGGCGCGCAGCCCTCGCGCAGCTATAGCGCGCAGGTTGGGCCGAATATCGCCGACCCATACGGCAACCGCACCGGCCAGTCGCTCGAGGTGGCCTTCCGCACAGCGCCGCTGCCGCCCTCCATCCAGATCGTAGCGCCCGACTCGATTGCAACCTACAGCGGCCGTGGCCCGACGCGGGTCGGCATTAGCTCGGTGAATATCGCCAATGCTGCGTTTACGCTCTACCGCCTGCCGGTCGAGACGCTGCGCCAGCCGTATGTCGAGGTGGCCGGCCTGCCCGAGAGTGCGATCATCCGGCGCTGGAGCCTGCCGCTCAGCACGCCGCTCGACCAGCGGACGCTGGGTAAGGCCGACCTGGTCGAGGGCGGCGGCACGCTCGATCCGGGCGTGTATATGCTGCTGCTCAGCCAGCCGCAAGGCCCCCCACAGCAGCATATGCTGGTTGTGTCGAACATCAATGTTACGCTCAAGAGCGGGCCGGGTGAGGCGCTGGTGTGGGCCAACGACCTGCAAACCGGCCAGCCGGTGGCCGGGCTGTCGTTCGAATTCTTCGACGACCAGAGCGCCACGCTTGGCAGCGCCACCACCGACAGCAGCGGCATCGCGCGGGTTGTGCTCGCACGTGCCGAGAACCGCTGGGTGCTGGCGCTGGCGCGCCAGCCGTTCGCCGCCGCAGCCTCGTCGTGGTCGCGCGGGATCAGCTCGTGGGACTTCGGGCTGCCCGGCAGCGCCTACCTGCCAACGCTGGCTATGCATGGCTACACCGACCGGCCGATCTACCGGCCGGGCCAGGTAGTTCACTACAAAGGCGTGATCCGCCGCGAGAACGACGCTGCCTTCAGCCTACCGCAGCCCGGTGCGGCCGATGTGACGATCAGCAGCGCCAATGGCGAGCAGGTCGATCAGCGCCAGCTTCAGCTTAACGCCAACGGCGCGTTCGACGGCAGCCTGGCGCTGGCCGACGGCGCCGCGCTTGGCGTATACAGCATCAACGTTGCCTTCGGCGGGCAGAGCTTCAGCTTCACGTTCCAGGTGGCGGCCTACCGCCCACCCGAGTTCCAGGTGAATGTGACCACGCCCGCGCCCGCGCTCGTGCGTGGCGCGCCGATCGCCGCTACCGCCGAGGTGCGCTACTTCTTCGGCGGGCCGGTGGCCAACGCGCCGGTGCAGTGGAGCGTGCTGGCCGACAGCTATCGCTTCAGCCCCGACTGGGGCGGCCGCTACCAGTTCGGCGACACCGACGACCCCTGGCGCTGCTGGGAGTGCTGGTGGCGGCCGGCTGATCCGCCCCGGCCGATCCTGAGCGGCAGCGGCAGCACCGACGCGCAGGGCAACCTGGCGATCAGCATCCCGGCCGATCTGAAAGACGCGCAGGGCGTGCCGATCACCGACAGCGTGCGCCTGACGATCGAGGCAACCGTGACCGGCCGCGACAACCAGGCGATTAGCGGGCGCGCCGAGCTGGTGCTGCACCGCGGCCAGATCTACCTGGGCCTGGCGCCGCGCGCGTATGTCGGCCAGGCCGGCGAGCCGCAGCAGATCGACCTGGTGGCCAGCGATATCGACAGCCAGCGCCAGCCCAACCAGCCGATCGATGTTGAGATCTTCCGCTATAGCTGGGACAACCGGTTCATCCAGGATGCCGCCGGCGGGCACTGGGAGTGGAGCGAGACGCGCGTGCCGGTGAGCCGCCAGAGCATCACCACCAACGCCCAGGGCGAGGCCACGGTCGCGTTCACGCCAGCCGATGCCGGCTCGTACCGCGTGGTTGCGCAATCGCGCGATGACGGCGGGCGCAGCGTGCGTTCGGCGATCTTCGTGTGGGTGGCGGGCGATGGCTACGCGCCCTGGCGGCGCGACAACAACGACCAGGTGTCGCTGATCGCCGACAAGACCAGCTACACGCCGGGTGAGACGGCCGCGATCCTGATCCCCTCGCCATTCACCCAGCCGCACTGGGCGCTGATCACCGTCGAGCGCGGCGGCGTGCTGAGCCACGAGGTGCGCAAGCTCGACGGCAACAGCGCGGTGGTGCGCCTGCCGATCACCAGCGCGCATGTGCCAAATGTGTATGTCACCATCACACTGCTCAGCCCGCCCGACGCCAACAGCCCGACCGCCGATTACAAAGTCGGCATCTTGCCGCTGGCGGTCGCACCCGACCCGCAATCGCTCAAGGTCACCGTCGCGCCGCGTACGGCAAGCGCCGAGCCGGGCCAGGCGGTCGACTTCGACGTGCAGGTGGCCGACCTGCAGGGCCAGCCGGTCGCGGCCGAGCTATCGCTCGACCTGGTCGACAAGGCCGTGCTGAGCCTGCAGCCGCGCACGCCCGACGCGATCCGCGCGGCGTTCTACTACCACCGCGCGCTGGCGATCGGCACCGCCAGCGGCCTGGCCGTATCGGGCGACCGCTTCCTACAGCAGTTCGACAAAGATCTCGAGCGCCAGCAGCGCGAGCGCCAGCAGTTGCCGACCACCAGTGCCGGCGGCGGCGCTGAGCTGGCCACTGGTACGCCAGCGCCTGCGGCCACCGCTGCGCCGGCTGCCGAGGCGCCGGCCGTGCCGGCCGCAGGGCGCGCGCTCGACCAGGCCGCGAATGCGGCCGCCGCGCCAACCATCCGCAGCGAGTTCGCCGACACGGCCTACTGGAATGCGAGCGTGACTACCGACGCCAGCGGCAAAGCCAGCGTGCAGATCACGCTGCCCGATAACCTGACCACCTGGGTGCTGCGTGGTGTTGGCCTCACCGCCGACACCCGCGTCGGCGAGGGCACGGCCGAGCTGATCGCCACCAAGCCGCTGCTCGTGCGCCCGGTCACCCCGCGCTTCTTCGTGGTTGGCGATCTGATCGAGCTGGCCGCGAATGTCAGCAACAACACCGCCGTGCCGCTCGACGTGCAGGTGGGACTGGCGACGCGCGGCCTCAGCGTCACCGGCCAGCTGACCCAGACCGTGCAGGTGCCGGCGAATGGCGAGGCCAGGGTGACCTGGCCGGCGCAGGCGCAGGACGTGACCAGCGCCGACCTGGTGTTCAGCGCCGTGTCGGGCCAGTACGCCGACGCCAGCCGCCCACGCCTGGCCAGCGGGCCAGCCGGCACGCTGCCGGTGTATCGCTACAGCGCGCCCGAGGTGATCGGCACCGGCGGGCAGCTGGGCGAGGCGGGCACGCGCACCGAGGTAGTTGGCCTGCCGCCGAACATCGACCCGCGCAACGGCGAGCTGACCGTGCGGATCGACCCGTCGCTGGCGGCGGGCATGCGCGACGGCCTGGACTACCTCGAGCACTACGATTATGAATGCACCGAGCAGACTGTCTCGCGGTTTTTGCCGAACATTCTGACGCTCCGCGCGCTCAAGAAGCTCGGGATCGCCAACGCCGACCTGGCTGCCCGGCTGCCCAAGCTGGTTGATGAGGGCCTGAACAAGCTCTACCTTCAGCAGCACGGCGACGGCGGCTGGGGCTGGTGGCCGCCCACACCCGAGTCGAGCTTCACCGAGAGCAACCCGCACATCAGCGCCTATGTGGTGTTTGGCATGCTGCGCGCCAAGGAGGGCGGCTACGCCGTGCGCGACGACGTGCTGACGCGCGGGCTGGACTACCTGGCCAGCAAGCTGCAACCCACCGGCCTGCGCGCCGACCAGCTCACCAGCGCCGATGCCAACCAGCAGGCCTGGCTGCTGTATGTGCTGGGCGAAGCCGATCGCGCTGATCGCGCGCGCCTGGCCGACCTATATGGCAACCGCGTGAAGCTGAGCCATTACGCGCGCGCGTTCCTGGCGCTGGCGCTCAACCGAGCCGGCAGCCAGCCGAGCGACCCGCAGATCAAAACGCTGCTGGCCGATCTGAACAGCGCCGCGATTCTGAGCGCCACCGGCGCACACTGGGAAGAAGATCAGCGCGACTGGTGGAGCATGAACACCGACATGCGCACCACCGCGATCGTGCTGGCCGCGCTGACCCGGCTCGACCCATCGGCAAGGGCGACGACGACTTCGTCGCTACTCCCGAACATCGTGCGCTGGCTGATGGTGGCGCGGCGCGAGGGCTACTGGGACACCACCCAGTCGACGGCGTGGTCGCTGATCGCGCTGACCGACTGGATGGAATCCACCGGCGAGCTGCGCGCCGACTACGACTATGGCGTGTGGCTGAACGACGCGCAGCAGGCCGCCGGCCACATCGGCGCCGCCGATGTGCAGACGCCGATCGTGCTGCGGGTGCGCGTGGCCGACCTGCTGAACGACACCGGCAACCGCCTGGCGATCGGGCGTGGGCCGGGCAGCGGGCAGCTCTACTACACCGCGCACCTGCGCGCATTCCTGCCGGTCGAGCAGATCAAGGCGCTCGACCGCGGCGTGGTGGTGCGCCGGCGCTACACGCTGGCGAGCTGCCAGGACGGCGCGCGCTGCCCGGCTGTGAGCGAGGTGAAGGTCGGCGATGTTGTGCGCGTCGAGCTCGAGATCGTCGCGCCGCACGACCTGTACTACCTGCAAGTTGAAGACCCGCTGCCGGCCGGCGCGGAGGCGATCGACCCGAGCCTGGCCACCACCAGCGTGCTCGAGCAGCCGCCGGGCCTGGCGCGGCCTGTGCCGATCGACGGTGCGCGCGTGGCCGGCGGCGCCGACGCGTGGTTCTGGTGGGGCTGGCGCTGGTACAACCGCAGCGAGCTGCGCGACGAGAAGGTGGCGCTATTCGCCGACTACCTGCCGCGCGGCGCGTACCTGTACAGCTACACCATGCGCGCGACCCAGGCCGGCGAGTTTCGCGTGATCCCAACCACCGCCAGCGAGCTGTACTTCCCCGAGGTGTATGGCCGCGCCGATGGCCAACTGCTGCGCATCGCGGCGCAGTAG
- a CDS encoding GNAT family N-acetyltransferase: MVLHSTRLAIRPWTFHDDELTDEWPPYNDPLEPLWNLPRPAGLGSDIWSLFDGSSTRRTWAVDHPNGRLIGRISLRDIDPRKAQARLGITLAAPYLGQGFGSEALALFLDFYFTNLGFELMVLDVAAPNRRAVRTYERLGFSFVGSDWRVADSRFDQRVLGSPHYHSLQRYFRQGQYGTYVEFYEMQLAKNDWFRPR, translated from the coding sequence ATGGTGCTGCATAGCACGCGACTCGCGATTCGGCCGTGGACATTCCACGACGACGAGCTGACCGACGAGTGGCCACCCTACAACGATCCGCTCGAGCCGCTCTGGAACCTGCCGCGCCCGGCCGGCCTGGGCAGCGATATCTGGTCGCTCTTCGACGGCTCGTCGACCCGGCGCACCTGGGCCGTCGATCATCCCAACGGCCGCTTGATCGGCCGGATCTCTCTGCGCGACATCGACCCGCGCAAGGCTCAGGCGCGCCTGGGCATCACGCTCGCGGCGCCCTACCTCGGCCAGGGTTTCGGCAGCGAGGCCCTGGCGCTGTTCCTCGATTTCTACTTCACCAACCTCGGCTTTGAGCTGATGGTGCTGGATGTGGCCGCGCCTAACCGGCGTGCTGTGCGCACCTACGAGCGCCTGGGTTTCAGCTTTGTCGGTAGCGACTGGCGCGTGGCCGACAGCCGCTTCGACCAGCGTGTGCTGGGCAGCCCGCACTACCACAGCCTACAGCGCTATTTCCGCCAGGGCCAGTATGGCACATACGTCGAGTTCTACGAAATGCAACTGGCCAAAAACGACTGGTTTCGGCCGCGTTAG
- a CDS encoding DUF402 domain-containing protein → MCSTKFDGSLHYRYNTSLIDAAAPLTLHLCPGTPIVSYRGATVATHHSLQLYWPDRLYNLHVSWYADWRPRMHYVNIATPASWHTGVLEFIDLDLDVIWRAQTGQVELDDEDEFMLHQARFGYPAELIAQCRHSSAAVQDLIARRVYPFDGSLYAWRPNGAA, encoded by the coding sequence GTGTGCTCGACAAAATTCGATGGTAGCCTGCACTATCGCTACAATACCAGCCTGATCGACGCGGCGGCGCCGCTCACGCTGCACCTGTGCCCAGGCACGCCGATCGTCAGTTACCGCGGCGCAACCGTCGCAACCCACCATAGCCTGCAGCTATACTGGCCCGACCGGCTCTATAATCTGCATGTTAGCTGGTACGCCGATTGGCGGCCGCGCATGCACTACGTGAATATAGCAACACCGGCCAGCTGGCATACCGGCGTGCTCGAGTTCATCGATCTCGACCTGGATGTGATCTGGCGTGCGCAGACCGGCCAGGTTGAACTCGATGATGAAGACGAGTTCATGCTCCATCAGGCACGTTTCGGCTACCCGGCCGAGCTGATCGCGCAGTGCCGGCACAGCAGCGCTGCCGTGCAGGATCTGATCGCTCGACGCGTATACCCCTTCGACGGCAGCCTGTACGCCTGGAGGCCTAATGGTGCTGCATAG
- a CDS encoding NAD-dependent protein deacylase, producing MPLTLPDAVLHRLKNATRIVALTGGGMAAASQVPSFREAHTGEWAQYDVSELATVQAYLRNPRMVWEWYEQRRLTAEAAEPNPAHYALVDLEQHYPTFTLITQTIDGLHWRAGSRDLIELNGCLRRSRCYEAGHIISAWEDVGESPPRCPHCGSMLRPGVVMFGEGLPEWELRSARNAVEQCEVFMCVGDVGAIEPVASFPFIAKRVGALVLAVNADNSIYALMADHVIAEPLSLAMPELVRLIVGEIGELDAAEFPIDP from the coding sequence ATGCCGCTGACATTGCCCGACGCGGTACTGCATCGCCTCAAGAACGCTACCCGTATTGTGGCGCTAACCGGCGGCGGCATGGCTGCCGCCAGCCAGGTGCCGTCGTTCCGCGAGGCGCATACCGGCGAGTGGGCGCAGTACGATGTGAGCGAGCTGGCGACTGTGCAGGCCTACCTGCGTAACCCGCGCATGGTCTGGGAGTGGTATGAGCAGCGCCGCCTCACGGCCGAGGCCGCCGAGCCTAACCCGGCGCACTATGCGCTGGTCGATCTCGAGCAGCACTACCCGACCTTCACGCTGATTACTCAGACGATCGACGGCCTGCATTGGCGCGCCGGCTCGCGCGATCTGATCGAGCTCAACGGCTGCCTGCGTCGTAGCCGCTGCTACGAGGCCGGCCATATTATCTCGGCCTGGGAAGATGTCGGCGAGTCGCCGCCGCGCTGCCCGCACTGTGGCAGTATGCTGCGGCCGGGCGTGGTGATGTTCGGCGAGGGCTTGCCCGAGTGGGAGCTGCGCAGCGCACGCAATGCCGTCGAGCAGTGCGAGGTATTCATGTGTGTCGGCGATGTCGGCGCGATCGAGCCGGTCGCGTCGTTCCCATTTATCGCCAAGCGCGTTGGCGCGCTGGTGCTGGCGGTCAATGCCGACAACTCGATCTACGCGCTCATGGCCGATCACGTGATCGCCGAGCCGCTCAGCCTGGCCATGCCCGAGCTGGTGCGCCTGATCGTTGGCGAGATCGGCGAGCTCGATGCCGCAGAGTTCCCAATCGACCCATGA
- a CDS encoding SH3 domain-containing protein — protein sequence MTANPPSIPLLHGRYRIEEQLGTGRLAVVYRAYDERLQRQVLVHLLRKELGAQATLRERFIHEAHSSARRSHQSLLEVFDSGDIAGRPYMITEFVAGRTLRELGALSLDEALLYFRQLVGAVATCQAAEVPHPPISSNNVVLVADGHVELLENWRTPTGEIALDTAAYRAPERVAGGPLTHVATVYALGLLLIEMLTGKRIVAGDDPRALAQQHLTVRIPPLAELLPLLYTPALEQLIARATARLPEDRLPDASALGRALDDLRRELSVDTRRLDRPVVPPVGVRERITRTTNRMRVQPLAKGLASPPAADPARLSAAPDTPPARVNGYRSSTRRSITGIIIVLAMLFVFACGAYYAITVAVDQLANIQLPRPSIDLPSLGITLPELGIELPGWLTGVVSGGGQVWVVNIDGPEGLNLRSAPGITSQIITFLPSGTHVRQISEPQTADNTQWIKVRAQLGSQVVEGWVSRLYVKPE from the coding sequence ATGACGGCAAATCCGCCTTCAATCCCATTACTGCACGGCCGCTACCGGATCGAGGAGCAGCTCGGTACCGGCCGGCTTGCTGTGGTGTACCGCGCCTACGACGAGCGCCTGCAGCGCCAGGTGCTGGTGCATTTGCTGCGCAAAGAGCTAGGCGCCCAGGCGACCTTGCGTGAGCGCTTCATCCACGAGGCCCACAGCAGCGCCAGGCGCTCGCACCAGTCGCTGCTCGAGGTGTTCGATAGCGGTGATATCGCCGGGCGCCCGTATATGATCACCGAGTTCGTGGCCGGGCGCACGCTGCGCGAGCTCGGCGCGTTGTCGCTTGACGAGGCGCTGCTGTACTTTCGCCAGCTGGTTGGTGCAGTGGCGACATGCCAGGCCGCCGAGGTGCCGCACCCGCCGATCTCGAGCAATAACGTGGTGCTGGTGGCCGACGGCCACGTCGAGCTGCTCGAGAACTGGCGCACGCCTACCGGCGAGATCGCACTCGACACTGCGGCCTACCGCGCGCCCGAGCGCGTGGCCGGCGGGCCGCTGACCCACGTCGCGACTGTGTACGCGCTGGGGTTGCTGCTGATCGAGATGCTCACCGGCAAGCGCATCGTCGCCGGCGACGACCCGCGCGCGCTGGCGCAGCAGCACCTGACGGTGCGCATCCCGCCGCTCGCCGAGCTGCTTCCGCTACTCTACACGCCCGCGCTCGAGCAGCTGATCGCGCGTGCGACCGCGCGCCTGCCCGAGGATCGCCTACCCGACGCGAGCGCGCTCGGCCGCGCGCTCGACGATCTGCGCCGCGAGCTGAGTGTCGATACACGCCGGCTCGACCGGCCGGTGGTGCCGCCGGTTGGCGTGCGCGAGCGGATCACCCGCACCACGAACCGCATGCGCGTGCAGCCGCTCGCCAAAGGCCTGGCCAGCCCCCCTGCTGCCGATCCGGCCCGGCTAAGCGCAGCGCCCGACACGCCGCCGGCCCGCGTGAATGGCTACCGCTCGAGCACGCGCCGCTCGATTACGGGTATAATCATCGTGCTGGCGATGCTGTTCGTGTTCGCCTGCGGCGCCTACTACGCGATTACCGTGGCAGTCGACCAGCTGGCGAATATTCAGCTACCCCGGCCATCGATCGACCTGCCGAGCCTGGGGATCACTCTGCCTGAGCTTGGGATCGAGCTGCCCGGCTGGCTCACCGGGGTGGTCAGCGGCGGCGGCCAGGTGTGGGTGGTGAATATTGATGGGCCCGAAGGCTTGAACCTGCGCAGCGCACCCGGCATCACCAGCCAGATCATCACATTCCTGCCGAGCGGTACGCACGTGCGCCAGATCAGCGAGCCGCAAACTGCCGACAACACGCAGTGGATCAAGGTGCGCGCCCAGCTCGGCAGCCAGGTCGTCGAGGGCTGGGTCTCGCGCCTGTATGTCAAGCCCGAGTAG